DNA from Petropleomorpha daqingensis:
GGCCTCCTGCACGATCCGGTACGCGGCCAGCTGCACGCCGAGCGGCAGTTCCACCGGGTCGCCGTCCTCGGTGACCGCCACCTGCAGACCGCCGGCCGCCGCCTCGTCGACCAGCTCGGGCAGCCGCGCCAGCGACGGCTGCGGGGTGGTGGCCGCCGGCGCCCGCAGCACGCCCAGCAGCCGGCGCATCTCGCCCAGCGACTGCCGCCCGGTCTCCTGCACCCGGCGGATCGGCTCCACGGCCCGCGCCGGGTCGCCTTCCAGCACCTCCTCGGCCGCCTCGGCCTGCACGACCATGAGGCTCAGCCCGTGCGCGACGACGTCGTGCAGCTCGCGGGCGATCCGCTCCCGCTCCTGGGCCGCGGCCAGCTCGGCCTCGCGCGCCACCTCGCCCTCCAGCGCGGCGGCGCGGTCCTCGACGGCGGCCAGGCGCAGCGCCCGCTGCCGGACGAGCGCGCCCAGCCCGCCGGCCACGCCGAAGTAGACCAGCGGGTAGACGGCGTCGAACGGCGCGACCGGCGCGGTGCGGGCCTGCAGCAGCGCGGTGCCGACGACCGTCGCCGCGACGACGGCGAACCCGGCGATCATCGCCGGTGGCCGCGACAGCCGGGCCAGCGTGTACACGCAGACCAGGACCGCGAGGAAGCTGGCGAAGGTGGCCGGCGCCGACTCGCCGGCCAGCACCTGCCCGAGGATCGCCAGGCTGATGGCGACGGTGACCAGCAGCGGCGAGCGGCGCCGCGCGCCGAGCGGCAGCACGCCGGCCAGCGCCAGCACGGTGACCAGCGCGGGGTTCCCCGCCGGACGGTCGGCGACCAGCTGCACCACGGTGAGGACGGCGAGCACCCCCGGGACGGCGACGTCGAGCCACGGCCCCACCACCGCCGCTCGCGCCGTGCTCGTCACGGGACGCAGAGTGCCTGGCCCACCTCGCGAGCACCACCTGCTGGGGGACCGGTTCCCTCCTCCGGGAGGAGGAGGCGGTTCGCGCCCGCGGCCGATGCGGGGCGCCGTGCCGCTCCGGCAGCGTCCTGGGCCCGACCTCCACCGACAGGAGCCTCCGATGAACCCCTCGTTCCTGCGTCCGCTCGGCCTCGCCGTCGCGCCGCTCACCGTCGTCTCGCTCGGCCTCGCGGTCGTGGCCGGGACCACCGCCTCCGGCGCGGCCGTCGAGGCCTCGCCGTTCGCCATCGCGTCGTCGGCACTCCTGCTGCTCGCGCTGCTCGGCATCGCGGCCACGGGGCTCGCCGCCGTGGCCGCCGGCCGGACCCTCGTCGCTCCCGGGCTCGCCGTCCTCGGGGCCGTGCTCGTGGCCGGCGGGGGGTGGGCGTCGCTGTTCGTGCTGCCGGACCTGGCCGACCGGGCGCCGCGGCTGCTCTCCTCCGGACAGCTGAGCGGGGTGACGGTCGGCTACGTGGCCTCCTACGCGATCCTCGCGATCGGCTGGCTGGCGACCGGGATCGTGCTGGCGCGGGCGCGCGTCGTCCCGGTCTGGCTGGGCGTGCTGCTCGCGGTCGGCGGCGCCGCGACGATGGTGCCGGCGCCGGAGCCCCTGCGGCTGCTGATCCTGAGCGTGGGCGTCTCGCTCGCCGCACACCGGCTGGCTGCACCGGCCCGGACGGCGGTGACCGCCTGACCGACGTCAACCTCCGGATGGATGCGGATCAGCCGTGCGGCCGACGCGGAGCCGTCCCCTCGCACAGCAGGCTCGCCGCAACCACACAAGGAGGCAGTCATGCGCGGCACCATCCTCGGCGGCGCGGTCCTGGGCATCGTCGTCCTGACCGCGGCCCCCGCTCTGGCCTGTTCGTCGCTGACGCCCCGCGCCTGCGCGGCCGCCGGCGGCACCTTCGCCCACCAGCGGTCGGTGAGCACCTGCACCGTCACGACGACCGCACGGCAGACGACGGCGCCCTTCTCGACGCTGAACACGCGCAGCGAGGCCGGGCTCACCGCCGAGTACGACGGGCAGGCGCAGGACGTGTACGACGTGGCGACCACGACGACCCGCAGCCAGCGCGGCCGGGGGCCGATCACCACGACGACCAGCACGACCACCACGCTCGTCGGGCGGCAGTGGCTCAGCTGCCACGTCACCGAGACGTTCGAGGGAGTCGTCTCCTCGGCCGGCACCGTGGATCCCGACGTGTGCGCGCACCCGGAGAACTACCCGCTGACGGGCCTCATCGTCTGAGTGGGGGTATCAACGAAGGCGATGACCGAGCGCAAGCCCCCGGGCATGTCCTTCGAGACCTGGGTCGATCAGCAGATCACCCAGGCCCAGGCCCGTGGCGCGTTCGAGGGCCTCACCCTCGCCGGGCGGCCGCTGCCCCGTCGCGACCGCGAGCAGACCAGCTACGAGTGGGCGCTGGAGTGGGCGCGGCGGGAGAACGGCGGCCCCGACGGCATGCTGCCGCCCGGCCTGGCGCTGCGGAAGGAGCGCGACGGGCTGCCCGAGGTGGTCGCGCGCCTGCCCTCGGAGGGCGCCGTCCGGGGCGTGGTCGACGAGTTCAACGAGCGCGTGGCCGCGCACTGGCGCCGTCCGGCCGACCGGGCCGACGCCGTCCCGGGCATGGCCGACCTCGACGTCCTGCTCGAGCACTGGCGGGCGACCCGCCCGCCGGCCGAGCCCGAGCCCGAGCCCGCGATCATGGCGCCGGAACCCCGTCGGAGGCGCCGGCGGTGGTTCCGGCGCCGTGATCGCGGCTGATCAGAGGACGTCGAACTCGTTGAAGGCCGCGCCGCCGGAGAGCTGGGCGTAGCCGGGACCGCGGTCGAAGAACGGCTCGTCGCCGGTCCGCTCGGCCTGCCGCGACGCCCGCAGCGCCTCGGTCGCCTCGTGGTCGGCCTCGCCGGACTCCGTCACCACGACGCCGTAGTCGGCACGCGCGCCGGCCACCGAGACCTTGCGCCACGCGATGTCGCGCAGCACCTCCTCGACCGGCCGGTCCAGCGGGTCGCCCCAGCCGCCACCGCCGGTCGTC
Protein-coding regions in this window:
- a CDS encoding sensor histidine kinase — translated: MTSTARAAVVGPWLDVAVPGVLAVLTVVQLVADRPAGNPALVTVLALAGVLPLGARRRSPLLVTVAISLAILGQVLAGESAPATFASFLAVLVCVYTLARLSRPPAMIAGFAVVAATVVGTALLQARTAPVAPFDAVYPLVYFGVAGGLGALVRQRALRLAAVEDRAAALEGEVAREAELAAAQERERIARELHDVVAHGLSLMVVQAEAAEEVLEGDPARAVEPIRRVQETGRQSLGEMRRLLGVLRAPAATTPQPSLARLPELVDEAAAGGLQVAVTEDGDPVELPLGVQLAAYRIVQEALTNVRRHAGATTAWVHLSQEPGALRIEVTDDGRGPSGTRTGHGLIGMRERAALYGGTLTTGPGPDGGFRVLAVLPVEAP
- a CDS encoding DUF1992 domain-containing protein; amino-acid sequence: MTERKPPGMSFETWVDQQITQAQARGAFEGLTLAGRPLPRRDREQTSYEWALEWARRENGGPDGMLPPGLALRKERDGLPEVVARLPSEGAVRGVVDEFNERVAAHWRRPADRADAVPGMADLDVLLEHWRATRPPAEPEPEPAIMAPEPRRRRRRWFRRRDRG